The DNA sequence ACCCATTCCACCAACCCCCTTGGCCTTAAGTAATCTAATCTGCACTCTGCCTCTATAGATTTGGCTATTCTGCAGACTtcattaaatggaatcatacaatatgtggtattttgtgaccggcatctttcacttaacataatgttttcaaggtttatccaagCTGTAGCacgtgtcagtacttcattcttttatggAAAGAAATTACACTACTACCTCTAGTAGTGTGATTGTGGGGTCATATAGTCattgtatttttaacattttgagaaactgccaggaAACTATTTTTCAatgtggctgcatcattttacgtTTCTGCCAGCAGCATATGAGGgttcaaatttctccacatcttcaccaacatttgttagatcttttttttcctcccctcccctccccccacctctgttagatctttttgataatagctatcttggggggtgtgaagtgatatctgattatggttttgacttgcattgcCCTGATGGCTAACGATGTTGATTgtcttctcatgtgcttattggtcatttgtgtatatttttggagaaatgtttattcagatcctttgcctatttttaaatgggTCATTGCTCTCTTTTTATAGAGTCATAAGAGTTCTTTATCTATTCTAGATACAAGCCCCTTATCAGAAATACgattttcatacattttctttcattcggtgggttgtcttttcactctatgGATGGTAtcttttgaagaacaaaagttaaaaaatttgatATAGTtcactttctgtctttttcttttgttgtttgtgcttttggtgtcatatttaagaagaCTTTGTCTTATACAAGGACACAAAGACTTTCTCCTTTTATCCTAAGAATTTTTATagtttagctcttacatttagctctcttatatgttttgttaatttttgtgtaaattGTGAGGAAAGGGTCTCATTTTACTCTCTTGCCTGTGTATACAGcagttccagcaccatttgttgaaaagactactctTTCCCTGGTGAATTGTCTTGGtacatttatagaaaataattttattctaaaatgaagGTTGATTCTCGCACTCTCAATTTTATTCCATGGATCTGTATGTCTACCctcatgccagtaccacactgtcttcattaTTGTAAGATTATTGTAAGTTGTGAAATTGTGAGTCCCACATAGGCACACATACACCAGATACACACAGTAGGGCAGCgtgcacatagacacacacatgtacaaacacacataccacacagacatacatatacacacaacacacatacacacatcaggACACACACGGCAGGGcagcacacatatatacatacacacatacatacgtcAGGATACACATGGCAGGGCAGATATAcctacacacacaacacacacagatgtgaacacaacacacacacactaagacACACATGGCAGGGCAGcatacacaaagacacacacacacataaatgcacacacatacatatatcaataCAACATATGTACTCCAGGACATGCACAGCAGGGCTTTCTCTTGATTATATGATGGGAGCCAAAGCTGGGGGTCACGAGAGGGAAGATTACGAGGGGGGGAACTGACCCCTGGAAATCGGATGcctggagagggtggggggacGGGTCCTGAGGGTCAGACAGGCGGGTGTTCCCAGTGGGAGGAGGGTGTTCTCTGGGGGTGGAGGGCACAGGAAGTGTTGGGGGCAGAGTTCCGGAAGAGTGATGAGAAATCCTGGGGCAGGGGTCCTGCCAGACCCCAAGAGTGTTCAAAGGCCTGGCCGCTGTTGCTGGACCCTGcagccctcagcccctggccTCCTGGAGTTCAAGGGGGTGGCTTTGACAGGGTGGGCAGTCCTTACTGTCAAGGGGCCTCTGTCGCTGCTCAGAGGCCTGGGACTGTCATCAGACTCTCAGAACTCTTCCTGGGACATGCTGCGGGTGCCCTCACCCTCGAGGTGCAGTGGTcgcccctgctccctgcccccacccagcccGGACTCCGTCAGCCCTCAGCCTCTCCACTCCCGGGACCCCTGTCCCTCTGCATGCTGTCCTCTTACCTGCTTCTTCCCATGCTGCCCTGGGAGGCCACGGGCCCTCTGCGTCCTGTCTCCTGGATGCCTCCAAGTGGGTCACTCTTTCTGCACTGGCTTCAACCTCCCCGGGTCACATGGAGGTCAAGGTGAAGGAGGAAGACCCCAGCTGGCCTTGAAGGTCATCAGCAGGAGCCCTTCAAGGCTCATGCCAGCAATTCCAGCAGTGCTCACGGCTGTCTCCTCTCTAGGGGAGTGTCCCCCAGTGGGcggctgcaatgagaagcgcaTGCTGGCCATGCTGCCTCACTGCGGCCAGACCTTTGCTGAAAGGATGAAGAAGGTGGAGGTCTGGAAGTGGTGCAACTTGTCGGAGTTCATCGTGTGAGTGTCCCTGCTCAGGCACTGGGCCTGCCCTCGCCCTGCCCTCGCCCAGCCCACGCCCAGCCCACGCCCTGCCCATGCCCTGCCCGTGGCTGTACTACCCTCTGCCCACAGCCCGTCTGTATCCTGCTGACCGTGTGCCCGTGCCCCGCCCTTGCCCTGCCCACGTCCTACCCTCGGCGTCTGTGCCCCGCATGCTCCGAGGTCCACTCCAAGCCTCACAGCCCTCCGCTCCCCACACGGACCACCCTGGCAGTTCCAAACTGGACACTCCAGGCTGTGTGTCCCCCATTCCTCTGAGCGAGGTCATGTCTCTGGGAAACCCTGATACCCACTGCCCTTCCTGAATTGGGTTAGTGCCCTGCCCTGGCGTGCCTGCCTCTCTTCACGGTCCAGGCTGGGTGGAAATTGTCATTTTGGGTTTTCTTCACGGCACCGGCCAGGGCTGGGTTTGTAGTCAGGACCAGTGGACCCCAGAGAAACTGAACCCCGCTGGTTTCTACCTGGTGCGGCGGGAGCAGTGCCTCACCACAGACAGCCCCACGTTCTAGAAGCTCCCGAGGTTTTTGATCTCCTCTGGTCACACCTAGCATCAAGTGTCAAGGTGGCCCTTTCACCTCCTCAGAAATCACCTACAGGCTGTGCCCGCCCTCCTCCACTTCCCACTTGGCCATCTCAATCTGGTGCGCTGCCGGCGGCCGCTGCAGACTCACACTGTCCTGTGAGCCGTGCTTGCCTGGAGGCCTCATCCTCCCTGGGAGCCCCGGATTTGCTCAGTTGCATCAGCCCTTTCTCCTCCAAGACCCCGGCCCCTGTGctctctgcccccagtggctgttCTAGGGGCTTCCATGCCCAACTCCCCCGGGGACAGTGGCAGGCCCCTCGCAGACATAGTTGTTCGCTGAACCAAACAGTATGAAATTTCTGTGTCTGCTGGGAAAGGGGGCTGGGGGCTCGGGAAGGGGCTTGGCCAGGCTTCTTCTTGTCCTCTGAGCCTGGCCTGGACGCCAAGCCTGGAGTGGACACACAGGGGTCAGGGGTAAGGGAGGATGAGGTGGGCGCTTCCCATCCTGTGCCTTTGTCACCTGCTAAAGCCTCAGTGAGGAGATCAGACATCCAGCCCTGGGGCCTGAGGACAGCAGAGGGGGCAGCCAGGAGGGGGGTCTGGGAGTTGGAGAGAGAGGGGCCGACTTCCACCTGAGTAGGGAAATTTGCCTGGTGGGAGAGGGAGTCTGACGGGGGCGGTTTGCCTCGCTCCCGGCCTCTGCATCCCCCTTTCCCATCTGGCCTATGGATGCGTCTTCTCTTGCTCTGGAAGCCAGACTGCAGGGAGGACATGGGGAGGCCCTGGGTGACCAGGGGACGCTTGGGAAGCACAGACCCTGTCGTGACCCTGGTTCTGCGATGTCACACAAACAGCAGCTTCCTTGTGAAGGACACCCTGATTTCGTCTCCAGCCTGAACTTGGGCTGGCGAGTTAACAGGGCTTGGGAGCAGTGTGTGCAAATGTGTGCGTCCCTGCCTtctgcctccccagcccagggaagGGCGGGATGCTGGGATGTGGGAGTTGGCCTCTACAACTCTTGCCATGTGCCTGAGTGCCCGACCTTTCGGTGTCTTTTATCCGAAAAGCGTTTGCTATTAAAATTCGGAGCCACTTCCCAGCGTTCTTGGGAAACACCAGGTGTGGGCATTCTGCGCCTGGCCCCGTAGGTCGACCCACGGAGATGGGTGTTGTGCTCAGCTCTGCCCCATTCCTGGCCTTTGGGGCTCACCCCGAGACCTCAccgagcacctactacgtgccaggcacttgtCAGGAGTGTATTCACTTCACCACATTTGGTCCTTTCAGTCACCTTATCGGATAAGAATTATGAACCCCATTTACAGGCGGGGACACTGAGGCTCATGGAGGCTAAGTAATGTGGACAAAGTCAGGAAGATGGTCAGTGGGCTAGCTGGGATTGAAGGACATTGATTCTTCATCCTGACCCCTAAGCTGCTGTCCTGTGCTGTTTTCTGTGCACGGGGGTCACTCGGGCCACAcaccactccccagcccctgaaGGCTTGCTGTCCACAGTGGGGCTTCCCCCAGCTCCATCTGCTTCGTTTCAGCCCTCCTGAGCCCTGGGGTGGGTCGGGGCTTGGCAGGATGTCTGCTTAGAAGCTCTGTCTGGGGTGGCAGGTCACTGATGGGGCCCAGTGGGAGGGGTGGGTCTTGGGGAGTGATGGGTCTGCCTGAGGACCTGCCTGGTGAGGTGTCCCAGAGCCTGAGCATGTCCCAGGGGCCACGTCACGGCTCTGCACACAGATTCCAGGCTGTACCCTTTGCTTCCCGCTCTCTTTTGCCTCGTGTGGCTCTCCCTTGACTGCGTTAGCTGAGGGGTGCAGGGCAGACGTGTGCCTGACCAGCAACCCAAGCGTCTGGACTGGGAAACTGCCCGGGGCTGCCGGGAGGCGTGGGCACTACGAAGGCCCGGTTTAGTGATTAGCCGCCCCGTTTCCCACCGCCTTTCCAGGCAGAGACGAAGTTCTGTACAGGAAGCTCCTTGCAGGAAGCAGTTCCTTCCTGTTGCTCAGGCCAGGCCACTCGCCCTGGGTCCAcactggagggaggaggggggccaCAGGGCCTGCTGCCTGTGGGGATCTGAGGCAGGAGCCTCTCCCGCTCCCATACCTGTCCTGCATGCAGCACTCTGCCAGCTGCAAGAGAGTGTGGGCAGTGGTGGAGCTGGTGCACCTTGGCACGTGTCTGACCAGCCCTCTCACCAGAGCACCTTGGACAATGGCTGCCAGCCTAGGCCACCACTCCCAGGGGCCGCTAATCCCAGGCCAGCTGGCCGTGGGGCTGAACTCTGGGTCCTGGTAGCTGTAGCCCTTGGTTGGCGTCAAGGACCGTCCAGAGCCAGCCCGCTGGATGGACGTGGCTCCTCATGGGTGGTTTGCTGAATGCCCTTTCCGGTTGACTGACACAGACAGGAAGACCCAGGGGCGGGGGGAATCCCACGTGTCCTGTcagatgggggctgggggaggtgacGTCTGAGAGGAAGACAGGCCGGGGCTGGGCTCACAGGTGGGACACGCTCCCCCAAACCAGGTAAATGAGGGCAAGCTGCCTTGACTGGGAGGCCGCTGGTCCTCGGCCTGCCTCAGAGAGACCTCTTCCCCGGGGAGCCCATAGAGTGGCCTTAGGTGACAAGGGCCTTGCAGGTCCAAGTGGCTGTGACTCCACACATCCCTTGGCCTTGGAAAAAGAAGCCAGGCCCAGAGTACCCCCTGGGAAGACTTGAGAAATGCTGGGCCCAGACCTTGGGCGTTGGGACTTCACGTCCTCATAGGAAGCAGGTGACGGGTGTGGATGACCAAGATGAGGCAGGGATGACGTAGGAGATGCAGGACGGGGCATGAGGTGTATTTTGGGGGGCTCATGGCCTCAGAGTTTCCATGCTGGACTCTGCTGCCTCTGTTTTAAGATGGGAGGGCCAGGAGTTGGGCTCGATGACACCGGGCTCTGTGCAGAGGTCATTGTCTGCTGGGGTGGGCACGAGGGGAATCGAGTTTGTGACGCGGCAGCCTGCGAAGGGGAGTAGAACATGGCTGTGCACTTTGGGGAGGGGGCTCAGGGGCAGATGAAAGCGGGGCTGAGGCCTAGAGGTGGGAAGCAGGGCATGGGGTCGCCATGCCAGAGAGCCTCTGGGCAAGGATGCCAGGGAGATGGACCCTgctggcccagcaggcccagtagggctcagagcaggaggcctTCCCCTGTGTCCTGGGGCCATGATGAGAGCAGGCAGCCAGACAGGACTGCCCCCCACTTTCCCGGCGGTCAGGGCCAGAGTGAGGAGGGGCAGAGGAGCCAGGCGGTCAAGCCCTCTGCCTTCGCAGGTACTACGAGAGCTTCACCAACTGCACCGAGGTGGAGACCAACGTGGTGGGCTGCTACTGGCCCAACCCCTTGGCAGAGAGCTTCATCGCTGGGGTCCACAGGCGGTTCTTCCAAAACTGCTCCGTGGACAGGCAACACTGGCAGGACCCCCCAGACGAAATTCTCATCCCGCTCATCGCAGTGCCCATCCTGCTTACCATCGCCATGACCGGCGTGGTGGTGTGGCGCAGCAAACGCACCGACCAGGTGGTGTGAGGGCCCGGTGAGTCCGAGGGACCCCGCCTGGAGAAGCGGAAGAAAGTTCTCCAGGGCTGGGAGAGCCGGTGGACACT is a window from the Orcinus orca chromosome 9, mOrcOrc1.1, whole genome shotgun sequence genome containing:
- the RAMP3 gene encoding receptor activity-modifying protein 3 isoform X2 gives rise to the protein MESEHPGLLQPPRPPHASPSWPGARSQLGECPPVGGCNEKRMLAMLPHCGQTFAERMKKVEVWKWCNLSEFIVYYESFTNCTEVETNVVGCYWPNPLAESFIAGVHRRFFQNCSVDRQHWQDPPDEILIPLIAVPILLTIAMTGVVVWRSKRTDQVV
- the RAMP3 gene encoding receptor activity-modifying protein 3 isoform X1 — encoded protein: MESEHPGLLQPPRPPHASPSWPGARSQLGSGRAGSAAMAHGLSRSAACGIFPDRGTNPCPLHRQADSQPLRHQGSLKKEVLIRNGCSCVSGWMGKLRPSCDLPEHQLRGECPPVGGCNEKRMLAMLPHCGQTFAERMKKVEVWKWCNLSEFIVYYESFTNCTEVETNVVGCYWPNPLAESFIAGVHRRFFQNCSVDRQHWQDPPDEILIPLIAVPILLTIAMTGVVVWRSKRTDQVV
- the RAMP3 gene encoding receptor activity-modifying protein 3 isoform X4 codes for the protein MGKLRPSCDLPEHQLRGECPPVGGCNEKRMLAMLPHCGQTFAERMKKVEVWKWCNLSEFIVYYESFTNCTEVETNVVGCYWPNPLAESFIAGVHRRFFQNCSVDRQHWQDPPDEILIPLIAVPILLTIAMTGVVVWRSKRTDQVV
- the RAMP3 gene encoding receptor activity-modifying protein 3 isoform X3 is translated as METRARRRPHVFPLLLLLLLLCGECPPVGGCNEKRMLAMLPHCGQTFAERMKKVEVWKWCNLSEFIVYYESFTNCTEVETNVVGCYWPNPLAESFIAGVHRRFFQNCSVDRQHWQDPPDEILIPLIAVPILLTIAMTGVVVWRSKRTDQVV